Proteins encoded together in one Hevea brasiliensis isolate MT/VB/25A 57/8 chromosome 16, ASM3005281v1, whole genome shotgun sequence window:
- the LOC110662847 gene encoding phospho-2-dehydro-3-deoxyheptonate aldolase 1, chloroplastic-like, which translates to MSLASTSIIPTKSLFPSNKPHQPSFFTNPSRSVLHISAVHAAEPSNNPIVSDKAGKQQLTKTSTSSPAAAAAPTTNEFPGKWSVDSWKLKKALQLPEYPDREEFESVLMTLDAFPPIVFAGEARSLEERLSEAAMGNAFLLQGGDCAESFKEFNAINIRDTFRILLQMSAVLMFGGQMPVVKVGRMAGQFAKPRSEHFEERNGVKLPSYRGDNVNGDAFDANSRVPDPQRMIRAYSQSAATLNLLRAFATGGYAAMQRVTQWNLDFAQNSEQGDRYRELAHRVDEALGFMSAAGLTVDHPIMTTTEFWTSHECLLLPYEQSLTRLDSTSGLYYDCSAHFLWVGERTRQLDGAHVEFLRGVANPLGIKVSDKMNPTELVKLIELLNPQNKPGRITIITRMGAENMRVKLPHLIRAVRLAGQIVTWVSDPMHGNTIKAPCGLKTRPFDAIRAEVRAFFDVHEQEGSHPGGVHLEMTGQNVTECLGGSLAVTLDDLTSHYHTHCDPRLNASQSLELAFIIAERLRRRRIKSQTIYRPYEPVKWQRGLTNMFGFSQS; encoded by the exons ATGTCTCTCGCTAGCACCTCCATTATTCCCACCAAATCCCTCTTTCCCTCCAACAAACCCCACCAACCTTCTTTTTTCACCAACCCCTCCCGATCCGTCCTCCACATCTCCGCCGTCCATGCAGCCGAGCCCTCTAATAATCCCATTGTCTCCGATAAAGCTGGGAAACAACAGTTGACAAAAACATCTACATCATCACCAGCAGCTGCGGCTGCGCCTACTACCAATGAGTTTCCTGGGAAATGGAGCGTGGACAGCTGGAAATTGAAGAAGGCTTTGCAGCTTCCTGAATACCCTGATAGGGAGGAGTTCGAATCGGTGCTCATGACCCTGGATGCTTTCCCTCCTATTGTGTTCGCTGGTGAGGCTAGGAGCTTAGAGGAGAGGCTCAGTGAGGCTGCAATGGGCAATGCTTTTTTGTTGCAAGGGGGAGATTGCGCTGAGAGTTTTAAGGAGTTCAATGCCATTAACATCCGTGACACTTTCAGGATTCTCCTCCAGATGAGCGCTGTTTTGATGTTTGGTGGCCAAATGCCCGTTGTCAAG GTGGGACGGATGGCGGGTCAATTTGCGAAGCCAAGATCGGAGCATTTTGAGGAAAGGAATGGAGTGAAGTTGCCTAGTTACAGAGGGGACAACGTGAATGGAGATGCTTTCGACGCGAATTCTAGGGTTCCTGACCCACAGAGGATGATCAGGGCTTACAGCCAATCAGCAGCAACTTTGAATCTTCTTCGGGCGTTTGCCACCGGTGGATATGCTGCCATGCAGAGGGTTACTCAGTGGAATCTGGATTTCGCACAAAATAGTGAGCAGGGAGACAG GTACCGGGAACTTGCACATCGTGTAGATGAGGCCCTTGGATTCATGTCTGCAGCTGGTCTCACTGTCGACCATCCTATTATGACGACAACTGAGTTCTGGACATCCCATGAGTGCTTGCTTTTGCCATATGAGCAATCACTAACCAGGCTGGATTCAACTTCTGGCCTCTACTATGACTGCTCTGCCCATTTTCTCTGGGTTGGAGAACGTACTAGACAACTAGATGGTGCTCATGTTGAGTTTTTAAGAGGAGTTGCAAATCCCCTTGGCATTAAG GTAAGTGACAAGATGAATCCAACTGAGCTAGTTAAGCTCATCGAGCTTCTGAATCCTCAGAACAAACCAGGGAGAATAACAATTATCACAAGAATGGGAGCTGAGAACATGAGGGTGAAACTTCCCCATCTAATTAGAGCAGTCCGCCTGGCTGGGCAAATTGTCACATGGGTCAGTGATCCTATGCATGGAAACACTATAAAGGCTCCTTGCGGTCTAAAAACTCGCCCATTTGATGCCATCAGG GCGGAGGTGAGAGCATTCTTTGATGTGCATGAACAAGAAGGAAGCCACCCTGGAGGAGTTCATCTGGAGATGACTGGACAAAATGTGACAGAGTGCCTTGGGGGATCACTTGCTGTGACATTGGATGACTTGACTTCACACTACCACACCCACTGTGACCCTAGGCTCAATGCTTCGCAATCTCTAGAGCTGGCTTTTATCATTGCAGAGCGTCTTCGAAGGAGAAGGATCAAGTCACAAACCATCTATCGCCCCTATGAGCCTGTAAAATGGCAGCGAGGGCTCACCAATATGTTTGGCTTTTCACAAAGTTAA